In the genome of Bacteroidota bacterium, one region contains:
- a CDS encoding glycoside hydrolase family 2 TIM barrel-domain containing protein, which yields MRSIAFAVLPLFMIVFAGTAPGQEHSSARRHLLMDFNWKFTLGDQKGADAASYDDGGWRVLDLPHDWSIEGEYSNNAPTGGSGGYLPTGIGWYRKHFRLPDLSASKEVWIEFDGVYMNSDVWLNGHHLGNHAYGYTSFFYDLTPYLTAGENVLAVRVDNSLQPNTRWYSGSGIYRHVWLDVIDRLHIGHWGIAVTTPDVSEDTAVMEVKSVIENNGTGAKNGRLVTTLISAGGQKAASEENRFALKPGEHVELDQQFHIAKPDLWSLDSPAMYQLQSEVFDGNNKADETVTRTGIRKIEYNVDEGFFLNGRHVKMNGVCLHHDGGCVGSAVPEDVWQRRLEILKSMGCNAIRTSHNPPAPEFLDLCDRMGFLVMDEPFDEWKYGKRKYGYHDYFDDWSQRDLVSMIHRDRNHPSVVLWSAGNEIPEQKSESGAAMLGALVETFHREDPTRPVTSACDNIAADGGATTLAFLNSLDIVGYNYVDRWHERRELFYSIDRHDHPNWKMIGTESSSNSGGIRGAYSLGGDSTVVRPDYNYQMIDAEQLWKFVSTRRYVIGDFMWTGIDYLGESQWPYKNDSFGVLDLCGFPKDGYYFYQSRWTEPPMVHLFPHWNWRGREGQVIPVLCYTNCDAVELFLNGRSFGEKRIEFPRQGHSGAWNLYDKPLVNATTGDLHLQWDVPYTPGTLKAVGKKDGKIVCTQEIRTTGDPSGIRLSVDRDTLKAGERGAANVKVEVVDEAGNIVPTADNLVHFSLAGPGKIIGVDNGDPAEHSSYKADRRKAFNGLCLAVVRPTNTAGTIMITAASEGLKTSTLQLQVQKGNPIPAVP from the coding sequence ATGAGATCAATTGCCTTTGCCGTCCTTCCTCTCTTCATGATCGTCTTTGCCGGCACCGCTCCTGGTCAAGAACATTCGAGTGCACGAAGGCATTTATTGATGGATTTTAACTGGAAGTTCACGCTCGGCGATCAGAAGGGAGCCGATGCTGCTTCCTATGACGACGGCGGCTGGCGTGTGCTGGACCTGCCGCACGACTGGAGCATCGAAGGGGAATACAGCAACAACGCGCCGACCGGAGGCAGCGGCGGTTATCTCCCTACCGGGATCGGATGGTACCGCAAACACTTTCGCCTCCCCGATCTGTCCGCTTCAAAGGAAGTGTGGATCGAGTTCGACGGCGTTTACATGAACAGCGATGTATGGCTTAACGGGCATCACCTTGGAAACCATGCGTACGGGTATACAAGTTTCTTTTATGATCTGACGCCGTATCTCACCGCCGGCGAGAATGTCCTTGCCGTCCGCGTCGACAATTCTCTCCAGCCCAATACACGATGGTACTCCGGATCGGGGATCTACCGCCATGTCTGGCTTGATGTCATCGATCGGCTTCACATCGGTCATTGGGGAATCGCTGTCACAACGCCCGATGTCTCCGAAGATACAGCGGTGATGGAAGTGAAATCGGTCATCGAAAACAACGGGACGGGGGCAAAGAATGGAAGGCTGGTAACGACGTTGATTTCAGCCGGCGGACAAAAAGCAGCAAGTGAAGAGAACAGGTTTGCATTAAAACCGGGGGAGCATGTCGAGCTGGATCAACAGTTCCATATCGCCAAACCGGATCTTTGGTCTCTTGATTCGCCGGCAATGTATCAACTTCAATCAGAAGTTTTTGACGGAAATAATAAGGCCGACGAAACGGTCACGCGGACCGGCATCCGAAAGATCGAGTATAATGTCGATGAAGGATTTTTCCTGAACGGCAGGCACGTTAAGATGAACGGCGTCTGTCTCCATCATGACGGCGGCTGTGTCGGTTCCGCCGTTCCCGAAGATGTCTGGCAGCGCCGGCTGGAGATATTGAAGTCGATGGGATGCAACGCGATCCGGACTTCGCACAATCCTCCGGCTCCCGAGTTTTTGGACCTATGCGACCGCATGGGATTCCTCGTTATGGACGAGCCGTTCGACGAATGGAAGTACGGGAAAAGGAAATACGGTTACCACGACTATTTCGACGACTGGTCGCAGCGCGACCTGGTCTCGATGATCCACCGCGACCGGAACCATCCTTCCGTCGTTTTGTGGAGCGCTGGGAATGAAATTCCCGAACAGAAATCGGAGAGCGGAGCCGCGATGCTCGGCGCACTGGTCGAAACATTCCATCGCGAAGATCCGACGAGGCCGGTCACCTCGGCGTGTGACAATATCGCCGCAGACGGCGGTGCGACGACCCTCGCCTTCCTGAACAGCCTCGATATTGTCGGCTACAACTATGTCGACCGATGGCACGAGCGGCGGGAACTGTTCTACAGTATCGACCGTCACGACCATCCCAATTGGAAAATGATAGGCACCGAAAGCTCCTCAAACAGCGGCGGCATTCGCGGGGCATATTCGCTCGGCGGCGATTCAACCGTCGTTCGTCCCGATTACAATTATCAGATGATCGATGCTGAGCAGCTCTGGAAATTCGTCAGCACGCGCCGCTACGTCATCGGCGATTTTATGTGGACCGGCATCGATTACCTCGGCGAATCGCAATGGCCGTACAAGAACGATTCCTTCGGCGTCCTTGACCTCTGTGGCTTTCCGAAGGACGGATATTACTTCTACCAAAGCCGGTGGACCGAACCGCCGATGGTCCATCTGTTTCCGCATTGGAACTGGAGAGGACGCGAGGGGCAGGTGATTCCGGTCCTTTGTTACACGAACTGCGACGCGGTGGAACTGTTTCTGAACGGAAGATCCTTCGGCGAAAAGCGGATCGAATTTCCACGGCAAGGGCATTCCGGCGCGTGGAATTTGTACGATAAGCCGCTTGTGAATGCGACCACGGGGGACTTGCATCTGCAGTGGGACGTTCCGTATACGCCGGGAACGCTCAAGGCGGTCGGCAAGAAAGACGGCAAGATCGTCTGTACACAAGAGATCCGCACGACCGGCGATCCTTCAGGCATTCGGCTCAGCGTTGATCGCGATACACTCAAAGCGGGGGAGCGGGGCGCGGCCAATGTCAAGGTGGAAGTTGTTGATGAAGCCGGGAATATTGTCCCGACGGCGGATAATCTTGTGCATTTTTCTCTGGCAGGGCCCGGAAAGATCATCGGTGTCGACAACGGAGATCCGGCAGAACATTCTTCCTACAAGGCCGACCGGCGGAAAGCCTTCAACGGACTATGCTTGGCTGTCGTCCGGCCGACAAATACGGCGGGAACAATTATGATAACCGCCGCCTCAGAGGGATTAAAAACATCGACACTTCAACTGCAAGTGCAGAAAGGAAATCCGATCCCTGCCGTTCCGTGA
- a CDS encoding glycosyl hydrolase 53 family protein, with protein MKNFTIRPPQSYVAIFIIFFFALLDVRDARAQFAYGADIGWLSQMEASHVVFKDNAGVQKNCMEVLKEKGINALRFRVWVNPSPAYCGKEDVAYMAHRADSMGFKVMLDFHMSDTWADPGHQTKPAAWAHDSVSQLLADIYNHVRDVLDTLKSLGVTPAWVQIGNETNDGMLWPDGQVSKGHIENFAAMIQSGYNAVKSVDSSIQVIVHLANGHDDGSFRQMFDNLKFFGTHWDIIGMSVYPYWANLPWAEDDSLALITMNDMIARYSTKVMVVEAGYLYNQAVPANAYLLDLIAKTKSAGGLGVFYWEPESYNWQGYQLGAWDPATKEPTVAMNAFLGLGPTSVHGTTELPHLDFNIYPNPFNPSTNIQYSLPQREKVVIKIYDTLGQPVQTIVDATEEAGLHTVVWSGKTINGRPAASGDYFVSFSHDGSVQVHKITLLK; from the coding sequence ATGAAAAATTTTACGATACGCCCGCCGCAAAGTTACGTCGCAATATTTATTATCTTCTTCTTTGCCTTGCTGGATGTTCGCGATGCACGCGCGCAATTCGCATACGGCGCGGACATCGGATGGCTGTCGCAGATGGAGGCATCGCATGTTGTCTTCAAGGACAACGCGGGAGTCCAGAAGAACTGCATGGAAGTCCTGAAAGAGAAGGGGATCAATGCGCTCAGGTTCAGGGTGTGGGTGAATCCGAGCCCGGCATACTGCGGAAAAGAAGATGTTGCGTATATGGCACACCGGGCGGACAGCATGGGTTTCAAAGTAATGCTCGATTTTCATATGAGCGACACGTGGGCCGACCCCGGGCATCAGACCAAACCGGCGGCGTGGGCGCACGATTCCGTAAGCCAGCTGCTCGCCGATATCTACAATCATGTGCGCGACGTCCTTGATACGCTGAAATCACTTGGCGTCACCCCGGCGTGGGTGCAGATCGGAAATGAGACTAACGACGGGATGCTCTGGCCGGACGGACAAGTGTCCAAAGGTCATATCGAAAATTTTGCCGCCATGATCCAGAGCGGCTACAATGCCGTGAAGTCGGTGGACAGCAGCATCCAGGTGATCGTTCATCTCGCCAACGGGCATGACGACGGTTCGTTCCGGCAAATGTTTGACAATCTGAAATTCTTCGGAACCCACTGGGACATCATCGGGATGTCGGTCTATCCGTACTGGGCGAACCTGCCGTGGGCTGAGGACGACAGCCTCGCCCTCATCACGATGAACGACATGATCGCGCGGTACAGCACAAAAGTGATGGTGGTGGAAGCGGGGTATCTCTATAATCAGGCCGTTCCCGCCAACGCATACCTTCTTGACCTTATCGCGAAAACGAAATCGGCGGGAGGGCTTGGAGTGTTTTACTGGGAGCCCGAAAGCTACAACTGGCAGGGATACCAGCTCGGAGCCTGGGATCCTGCGACGAAAGAACCGACAGTTGCAATGAATGCCTTTTTAGGGCTGGGCCCGACGTCGGTCCATGGCACAACGGAACTTCCCCATCTCGATTTCAATATCTATCCGAACCCGTTCAATCCGAGTACGAACATTCAGTACTCGCTGCCGCAGCGCGAAAAAGTCGTCATCAAAATTTATGACACGCTCGGACAGCCGGTGCAAACGATCGTCGATGCGACCGAAGAAGCAGGACTGCACACGGTCGTCTGGTCGGGGAAGACCATAAACGGCCGGCCGGCGGCATCGGGCGATTACTTCGTCAGCTTCAGCCATGATGGAAGTGTCCAGGTTCATAAAATAACCTTGTTGAAATAA
- a CDS encoding T9SS type A sorting domain-containing protein — protein MKVTSLLLLLISVMALSFVPSASFAAADTVVVTALPPGNLNNIINADTTATGFVKPNTVFLLKPTGTIDTVYYMTAPISSKGSITIVGYLNHATGHPPVVAPSIAEDNSSIGNFFSPQGNDTLSLKGIYFMGTRTDSISFTGRFVAPAGDSNVFYFDHCILENISGAGTPNLFDTWNHDHNSFYITNCEFRNNQDDNPQNPGFAWIDPGTYPCDTAKFWNNTFFLTGGYVLGSSGYGATYLDFQHNTIFISGQGGAFDLYQMHHAVIKNNIFFSVSSAAYPNSWYNNAAGSWGSAVIPLDSLRSLTSAPYNMTEADRHLTISNNAYCWPKQITDNWALLNSGAIAGAASNIPLRAPDFINSQPGMLTNKTAWPNITAASNDSVDPGFNSTLVQLAAGKMAVFIDTVWANSQSGMGIRPYVYALDDPPTWTGVSNTWAATQGYPVPENLRYSNTSLQSAGSDGKALGDLNWFPEQLTAVKEAPSTVPMAFSLSQNYPNPFNPASKIEFTIQSSGYTTLKVYDVLGREVATLVNEVKAPGSYTATFDGSKLSSGIYFYTLRAGSFTATKKMLLLK, from the coding sequence ATGAAAGTAACATCACTGTTGTTACTATTGATTTCTGTGATGGCGCTGTCTTTTGTGCCATCAGCTTCGTTCGCGGCCGCCGACACTGTCGTCGTGACGGCGTTGCCGCCGGGCAATCTGAATAATATCATCAACGCGGATACCACCGCGACGGGGTTCGTCAAGCCGAACACTGTTTTTCTTCTGAAACCCACCGGCACCATCGACACGGTCTATTATATGACGGCGCCGATATCGTCAAAAGGGAGCATCACGATCGTGGGGTATCTCAATCACGCAACCGGTCATCCGCCGGTCGTCGCTCCTTCGATTGCCGAGGACAATTCGTCGATCGGCAACTTCTTCAGCCCGCAGGGCAATGATACGCTTTCACTCAAGGGCATCTATTTTATGGGAACGAGAACCGACAGTATCTCGTTCACCGGCAGATTCGTTGCTCCGGCAGGCGATTCCAACGTTTTTTATTTTGACCACTGCATTCTCGAGAACATCTCCGGAGCCGGCACTCCGAACCTGTTTGATACGTGGAATCACGACCACAACAGCTTTTACATTACCAATTGTGAATTCAGGAATAACCAGGATGACAATCCACAGAACCCCGGTTTCGCGTGGATCGACCCGGGAACGTATCCGTGCGATACGGCAAAGTTCTGGAACAACACGTTCTTCCTGACCGGCGGATATGTTCTTGGATCGTCGGGATACGGCGCGACCTATCTCGATTTCCAGCACAACACCATATTTATTTCAGGACAAGGCGGCGCGTTCGACTTGTATCAGATGCACCATGCGGTGATCAAGAACAATATCTTCTTCAGTGTTTCATCGGCAGCGTACCCGAACTCGTGGTACAACAACGCCGCCGGCTCATGGGGCTCTGCGGTCATTCCGTTGGACTCGCTCCGTTCGTTGACCTCCGCTCCCTACAACATGACAGAAGCAGACAGGCATCTCACGATCTCGAACAACGCCTATTGCTGGCCGAAACAAATAACCGACAACTGGGCGTTGCTTAACAGCGGCGCCATCGCCGGCGCAGCGTCGAATATTCCGTTGCGCGCGCCGGACTTTATCAATTCGCAGCCGGGCATGCTGACGAACAAGACGGCGTGGCCGAACATTACCGCTGCAAGCAACGACAGCGTTGACCCGGGATTCAATAGTACGCTCGTGCAATTGGCGGCTGGAAAAATGGCCGTCTTTATCGATACGGTGTGGGCTAACAGCCAGTCGGGCATGGGGATTCGTCCCTATGTGTATGCGCTCGACGATCCGCCGACATGGACGGGCGTTTCCAACACGTGGGCGGCAACCCAAGGGTATCCCGTGCCTGAAAATCTGCGCTACAGCAATACCTCGCTCCAGTCTGCAGGTTCGGATGGAAAAGCGCTCGGCGACCTGAACTGGTTCCCGGAACAGCTCACGGCGGTCAAAGAAGCGCCGAGCACGGTTCCGATGGCGTTCTCGCTGAGCCAGAATTATCCTAACCCGTTCAACCCGGCATCGAAGATCGAGTTCACGATCCAGTCGTCGGGCTACACGACGTTGAAAGTGTACGACGTACTCGGCAGAGAGGTCGCAACGCTTGTCAATGAAGTGAAAGCTCCGGGAAGCTATACCGCAACGTTTGACGGCAGCAAACTCTCGAGCGGAATCTATTTCTATACGCTCAGAGCCGGCAGTTTTACTGCCACAAAGAAGATGCTGCTGCTGAAGTAA
- a CDS encoding TonB-dependent receptor, translating into MISRISTACFVIVFTMFPFQLSWGAEGKVQGKVTDKTTGEPLIGANIFLDGTSRGTVTDIDGKYVIPNVPEGTYTVKASYIGYKTNSKSIEVKGGEPVDASLKLEVVGVTAAEVVVTAQASGQNSAINQQLASQNIVNVVSSARIQELPDANAAESVGRLPGVSLVRNGGEATQVVIRGLQPQYNVITVDGVPIPANDAGSISFNTGTGAPVNSPGGRGVDMSMISSNSLEGIELYKTVTPDMDAGVLGGVVNFDIREAKGTATGGTSVTLLAQGAYNDLMSTAKDYKIVASGEQRFFDDQLGVFVQGIAQRQNLTSNQFGGSYYQPNKQDKPDSIVLGSMNLTFSPNQQQRYDGTVTIDYRLPDGKIALLNLYSHGKMSNESHSETYDLANYGNDIQLGTSLSTNELNVVSNILDYEQTLGAVKVNVKLSNAYSDNLTPSGWSVTFDQLSAGTGSIPNYDSPVQIAQQAHPLINLNNMSWAGNSTWRSYNKQDDKQASADLQTSFNLSDLISVNVKGGGQYRYTTRYYNYDDGFGSLFSGAAAGFRYNLVQALPWLTQAPYNFDPTGNRYFPVNGFYNPNMNFGKFLKGEYGMYSAIDAGTIDKIISEIKSLGAATATPQTVPSYLPDQYGSIASDYSGNEFRSAEYLMATINLGPQITIIPGVRYQGLKTSYTAPHFIGDADATNPYPNPLQYSLVTQDEYHGYWLPDVSAKYDPLVWLSIRGSYTSTLSYPDFSTIVPREDVSSNSGHYVVWNNYSLRPAYAHNYDLRVAVYDNNVGLLAVSPFVKRIDDLIFSQGTYIADPTKYPGVPSYTKTFSLTTYINNPYPVTIAGIEYEWQTHFWYLPGPLSGLVLNVNYTYIPAKAFNTYNAQYPITLTEHSPVYPFPTIHVDTTYTDKLIQQPNEIMNVSVGYDYGQFSILASMIYQSQVYNGTNFYNSLRSDKTKYSRWDLSVKQGLPWGGLEVYFDLNNLNSEEDIYLVRGSGFPNSESNYGLTADLGLRWRLD; encoded by the coding sequence ATGATATCGAGGATCTCTACTGCCTGTTTTGTAATCGTCTTCACCATGTTCCCGTTCCAGCTATCATGGGGCGCGGAAGGGAAAGTTCAGGGGAAGGTGACGGATAAGACGACCGGCGAGCCGTTGATCGGAGCCAATATTTTTCTCGACGGAACCAGCAGAGGAACGGTGACCGACATCGACGGAAAATATGTCATTCCGAATGTTCCCGAAGGAACGTACACGGTAAAGGCGTCGTATATCGGCTACAAAACGAACTCGAAAAGTATAGAAGTGAAGGGGGGGGAGCCGGTTGATGCGAGCCTCAAATTGGAAGTGGTCGGTGTTACCGCGGCGGAGGTGGTCGTGACGGCTCAGGCGAGCGGACAGAACTCGGCGATCAACCAGCAATTGGCCTCGCAGAACATCGTCAACGTCGTGTCGTCGGCGCGCATCCAGGAGCTGCCCGACGCAAACGCCGCAGAATCGGTCGGCAGGCTGCCGGGTGTCTCGCTCGTCAGGAACGGCGGCGAGGCGACGCAGGTCGTGATCCGCGGACTGCAGCCTCAATACAACGTCATCACAGTGGACGGCGTACCGATCCCGGCAAACGATGCGGGGAGCATTTCATTCAACACCGGCACGGGCGCACCGGTGAATTCACCAGGCGGCCGCGGGGTCGATATGAGCATGATCTCCTCAAACTCGTTGGAAGGGATCGAACTCTATAAAACGGTAACTCCTGACATGGATGCCGGCGTCCTTGGGGGCGTCGTCAATTTCGACATCCGGGAGGCGAAGGGGACGGCCACGGGGGGGACTTCGGTCACGCTCCTTGCACAGGGTGCCTACAACGACCTCATGAGCACCGCGAAGGATTATAAGATCGTCGCAAGCGGAGAGCAGCGATTTTTCGACGACCAGCTCGGCGTTTTTGTACAGGGGATCGCCCAGCGGCAGAACCTCACGTCGAATCAATTCGGAGGTTCGTACTATCAGCCCAACAAACAGGACAAGCCCGACTCGATCGTCCTTGGCAGCATGAACCTGACCTTTTCACCGAACCAACAGCAGCGATACGACGGAACTGTCACGATCGATTACCGGCTGCCGGACGGCAAGATCGCTCTTCTGAATTTGTACAGCCACGGCAAGATGTCGAACGAATCTCATTCTGAGACGTACGACCTTGCCAACTACGGGAACGATATTCAATTGGGCACCTCGTTGTCGACGAACGAGCTCAATGTCGTTTCAAATATTCTGGATTATGAGCAAACGCTGGGCGCGGTAAAAGTGAACGTGAAACTTTCGAATGCGTATTCTGACAATCTCACCCCGAGCGGATGGTCGGTCACCTTCGATCAGCTCTCTGCCGGGACGGGCAGCATCCCGAATTATGACAGCCCGGTTCAAATCGCTCAACAGGCGCATCCGCTCATCAACCTCAATAACATGTCCTGGGCCGGGAATTCGACATGGAGGAGCTACAACAAGCAGGATGACAAGCAGGCCTCTGCCGATCTGCAGACGAGTTTTAATCTGTCCGACCTGATTTCCGTCAATGTCAAAGGGGGAGGCCAGTACCGGTACACCACCCGATACTATAATTATGACGACGGCTTCGGCAGCCTGTTCAGCGGAGCGGCGGCGGGATTCCGTTACAATCTTGTGCAAGCCCTCCCGTGGCTGACTCAGGCGCCGTATAATTTCGATCCGACGGGCAACAGATATTTTCCTGTCAACGGATTCTACAATCCGAACATGAATTTCGGAAAATTTCTGAAGGGGGAATACGGAATGTATTCCGCGATCGATGCGGGGACGATCGATAAGATCATCAGCGAAATAAAATCACTGGGGGCGGCCACGGCGACGCCGCAAACGGTTCCGAGCTATTTGCCGGACCAGTACGGCTCCATTGCCAGCGATTACTCCGGGAATGAATTCAGAAGCGCCGAGTATCTGATGGCAACGATCAATCTGGGACCGCAAATAACGATCATACCCGGGGTCAGGTACCAGGGGCTTAAAACGTCTTACACTGCGCCCCATTTTATCGGCGACGCGGACGCCACCAACCCGTACCCAAACCCGCTCCAGTATTCGCTGGTGACCCAGGATGAGTATCACGGATATTGGCTGCCGGACGTGAGTGCAAAATACGACCCGCTGGTGTGGCTCAGCATTCGGGGATCGTATACCAGTACGCTTTCATACCCGGATTTCAGCACGATCGTGCCGAGGGAAGATGTTTCGAGCAATAGCGGCCACTATGTGGTATGGAACAATTATTCGCTGCGGCCGGCCTATGCGCATAACTACGACCTCCGCGTAGCTGTCTACGATAACAACGTCGGTCTGCTTGCCGTCAGCCCGTTCGTCAAGCGGATCGATGACCTGATTTTCAGCCAAGGGACGTACATCGCCGACCCAACGAAGTATCCCGGAGTTCCCAGTTATACAAAGACTTTTTCGCTCACCACGTACATCAATAATCCGTACCCGGTGACGATCGCGGGAATTGAATACGAATGGCAAACGCATTTCTGGTATTTGCCCGGGCCGCTGAGCGGATTAGTCCTCAACGTCAACTATACGTATATCCCGGCCAAGGCCTTCAACACATACAACGCGCAGTATCCTATCACCCTCACGGAGCATTCGCCGGTGTATCCTTTCCCCACCATCCATGTCGATACCACATACACCGACAAGCTCATCCAGCAGCCGAACGAGATCATGAACGTGTCGGTGGGATATGATTACGGCCAGTTCTCGATCCTGGCTTCAATGATCTATCAATCGCAGGTGTACAACGGCACAAACTTCTACAACTCGCTCCGTTCGGACAAAACGAAGTACTCGCGGTGGGACCTTTCTGTAAAACAGGGGCTGCCGTGGGGCGGCCTCGAGGTCTACTTCGATTTGAATAACCTCAACAGCGAAGAAGACATCTATCTGGTCAGGGGATCGGGCTTTCCGAACTCAGAATCGAATTACGGTTTGACAGCCGATCTTGGACTCCGTTGGAGACTCGACTAA
- the galK gene encoding galactokinase, whose product MMSLSASVEKKFKSLFSEQPLFVRSPGRVNLIGEHTDYNMGFVLPAAIDKAIYFAVAPRSDAVCRIVSIDMNDEHSFALNDLHASPKGWPNYLMGVVDQFLKGRYNLLGFNCVFGGDIPIGAGLSSSAALEAGLAYALNRIFELKIGDLTLVRMSQKAENEFVGVQCGIMDQYINIFGREEKALQLDCRSLQHIYYPFDERIAVVLFDTRVSHSLASSEYNKRRKECGEGVEIVKKSYPGVTHLRDVSAEMLEACKPMMSPLIYRRCKYVIEENNRVLNACRALEAKEIAAFGRYMQESHNGLSRGFEVSCPELDFLAEAVKEIPSVYGARMMGGGFGGCTINLVERDSVADVTKTVTERYGKRFGVDLKTYVTAISGGTSVATEKGDTRVS is encoded by the coding sequence ATGATGAGTCTTTCCGCGTCGGTAGAAAAAAAATTCAAGTCACTTTTTAGCGAACAGCCCCTTTTTGTCCGGTCTCCTGGAAGAGTGAATCTTATCGGCGAGCATACGGACTACAATATGGGCTTCGTCCTTCCTGCAGCCATCGACAAAGCGATCTATTTTGCCGTCGCTCCCCGCAGCGACGCCGTCTGCCGGATCGTTTCGATAGACATGAACGACGAGCATTCATTTGCCTTGAACGATCTTCATGCATCTCCCAAGGGGTGGCCGAATTACCTCATGGGGGTCGTCGACCAGTTCCTCAAGGGACGATACAATTTACTCGGCTTCAATTGCGTCTTTGGCGGAGACATACCGATCGGTGCTGGACTCTCTTCTTCCGCCGCGCTCGAAGCCGGCCTGGCGTACGCGCTGAACAGGATTTTTGAGCTGAAGATCGGTGATCTGACGTTGGTACGGATGTCGCAAAAAGCCGAGAACGAATTCGTCGGCGTACAATGCGGCATCATGGATCAATACATCAACATCTTCGGACGGGAAGAAAAAGCTCTTCAGCTCGACTGCCGTTCTCTTCAGCATATCTACTATCCCTTCGACGAACGCATCGCTGTGGTCCTGTTCGATACGCGTGTCTCCCATTCCTTGGCGTCGTCCGAATACAATAAAAGAAGAAAAGAATGCGGCGAAGGAGTGGAGATCGTCAAGAAATCGTATCCTGGCGTCACGCACCTCCGCGATGTCTCGGCCGAAATGCTCGAAGCATGCAAGCCTATGATGAGCCCGCTCATTTATCGACGGTGCAAATATGTCATCGAAGAAAATAATCGGGTTCTGAACGCCTGCCGTGCACTCGAGGCGAAAGAGATCGCAGCCTTCGGCCGGTATATGCAGGAAAGCCACAACGGCTTGAGCCGGGGATTTGAAGTGAGCTGTCCCGAGCTCGATTTTCTGGCGGAGGCGGTAAAGGAAATTCCCTCCGTGTACGGGGCACGGATGATGGGGGGAGGGTTCGGCGGATGCACCATCAACCTGGTCGAGAGAGATTCCGTGGCCGATGTGACGAAGACCGTTACTGAAAGATACGGAAAGCGCTTCGGTGTCGACCTGAAGACGTACGTCACAGCGATCAGCGGCGGGACCTCCGTCGCGACAGAAAAAGGTGATACAAGAGTTTCCTGA
- a CDS encoding LacI family DNA-binding transcriptional regulator, producing MKHSTIIDIAEKLKISPSTVSRALSDHPDIRRETKERVRAVAKELGYSPNPIAQSLKRSRTTTIGVIVPEIKHDFFSSAISGIEEVAYQSGYTIILTQSNESFEREVVNTNLLMHQRVAGVIVSISQNTKSGAHFNDLLKRRIPLVFFDRACDGIVASRIEVDDYKSAKSAAKYLVEQGYKKIFHLAGPKELGICVKRRDGYIEALKESGLPFNNDSIRYGGLHEEDGYNSMKYLIENKMIPDAIFAVNDPVAIGAYQMIREAGLKIPNDVAILGFSNNKIATLIDPQLTTVDQPSFEMGKKAAEILIRTIEGDITEAQTVTLETKLMIRGST from the coding sequence ATGAAGCATTCAACCATTATAGACATTGCGGAAAAGCTAAAGATCTCGCCTTCGACCGTTTCGCGGGCGTTAAGCGACCATCCGGATATTCGAAGAGAGACCAAGGAGCGGGTGAGGGCTGTTGCAAAGGAACTTGGGTACTCTCCCAATCCAATCGCCCAGAGTCTGAAACGAAGCCGCACCACGACCATCGGAGTGATAGTCCCGGAAATCAAACACGACTTCTTCTCATCCGCCATCAGCGGAATAGAAGAGGTGGCCTATCAATCGGGTTACACCATCATTCTCACACAATCGAACGAAAGCTTCGAGCGGGAAGTCGTCAATACGAACCTCCTGATGCACCAACGAGTGGCGGGGGTGATAGTATCGATCTCGCAGAACACGAAGAGCGGCGCTCATTTCAACGACCTGCTGAAGAGACGCATCCCTCTGGTCTTCTTTGACCGGGCGTGCGATGGCATAGTCGCGAGCCGGATCGAGGTGGACGATTATAAAAGCGCGAAGAGCGCGGCGAAGTATCTTGTAGAACAAGGCTACAAGAAAATATTCCATTTAGCCGGACCGAAGGAACTGGGCATCTGCGTAAAAAGAAGGGACGGTTACATCGAGGCGTTGAAAGAAAGCGGTCTGCCGTTCAACAATGATTCGATCCGGTACGGAGGGCTGCACGAAGAGGACGGATACAATTCGATGAAGTATCTGATCGAAAATAAAATGATTCCCGACGCGATCTTTGCCGTGAACGATCCTGTTGCCATCGGCGCATATCAGATGATTAGGGAGGCAGGATTGAAGATTCCCAACGATGTCGCGATACTGGGTTTTTCCAACAATAAAATTGCAACGTTGATCGATCCGCAGCTCACCACAGTGGACCAGCCATCGTTTGAGATGGGAAAAAAGGCGGCGGAGATTCTCATTCGTACAATAGAAGGGGACATCACCGAAGCTCAAACCGTGACTCTCGAGACGAAGCTGATGATCCGTGGTTCGACATAA